In Candidatus Bathyarchaeia archaeon, a single genomic region encodes these proteins:
- a CDS encoding winged helix-turn-helix domain-containing protein, translating into MVGEKRAPLERVLSSSGRIRILTLLSGIEELHLTEIAKRTEQSYSAAERHLDDLSKAGIVEERDYGRVRMFKLNLANDHAKLLQNLILKWNQNQEFAPAQAQA; encoded by the coding sequence TTGGTCGGAGAAAAGAGGGCACCTCTAGAAAGGGTCCTTTCGAGCAGCGGTAGAATCCGAATACTAACTCTTCTTTCCGGAATCGAAGAGCTGCATCTGACGGAAATCGCGAAAAGAACGGAGCAGAGTTACAGCGCCGCCGAACGGCATCTAGACGACCTGTCAAAAGCCGGGATAGTAGAAGAGAGAGATTACGGGCGCGTCAGAATGTTCAAGCTGAATCTCGCCAATGATCATGCGAAGCTCTTGCAAAATCTGATCTTGAAGTGGAATCAGAACCAAGAATTTGCCCCTGCCCAGGCTCAAGCTTAA
- a CDS encoding deoxyhypusine synthase family protein translates to MKINKNSDPHEKISASASSSRIQYSPRGDAFKHPVQHFDVAKVHTVSEALEAFNATSFQSRMLGRCYKIWLHMLSDPDRPLIFFGLSGAMIAGGMRRLLRDLIAFHAIDVLVSTGANLSHDLYESLGGRHYMAQHHIDDPTLRSMRIDRVYDTYADDVMFTKADEFVEKFSESLEPRGYSSREFFQLMGQRINDEYGILATAAREHLPIFCPALADSSIGMALTVYRNEQLDQGRPPMVYDPMLDNLEIMSLKRRWQKSGVIFIGGGTPKNYIQQVVPMAEIAGMPVPPHSYAIQVTTDDPKFGGLSGCELPESQSWGKLDPKAEQCTVHVDATIGLPLLFTGVMEHYEEWKGRGRLNHNWGESLQAPEVRKTRKVSP, encoded by the coding sequence ATGAAGATCAACAAGAATTCTGACCCTCACGAAAAAATATCTGCGTCAGCTTCATCCTCTCGTATTCAATACTCCCCACGCGGCGACGCATTCAAACATCCCGTGCAGCATTTTGACGTAGCCAAAGTTCACACAGTAAGTGAAGCTCTGGAAGCGTTCAATGCTACATCATTCCAGAGCAGGATGCTCGGTAGGTGTTACAAGATCTGGCTTCATATGCTCAGCGATCCCGATCGCCCTCTAATCTTCTTCGGTCTGTCGGGCGCAATGATCGCTGGAGGTATGAGGCGACTCCTCCGGGACCTCATCGCCTTTCACGCAATCGACGTCCTCGTATCCACAGGCGCCAATCTCAGTCACGACCTATACGAGTCGCTTGGAGGACGCCACTACATGGCCCAACATCACATTGACGATCCGACGCTTAGGAGCATGAGAATAGACAGAGTGTACGATACGTATGCCGACGATGTCATGTTCACAAAGGCCGACGAGTTTGTCGAGAAATTCTCCGAAAGCCTTGAGCCCCGGGGATATTCTAGCAGAGAGTTCTTTCAGCTAATGGGACAACGAATCAACGACGAATACGGCATTCTCGCCACCGCCGCAAGGGAACATCTTCCAATCTTCTGCCCAGCACTAGCCGACAGTTCAATTGGGATGGCATTAACAGTGTATAGGAACGAGCAGCTCGACCAAGGTCGACCTCCAATGGTCTACGATCCGATGCTGGACAATCTTGAGATCATGAGCCTCAAGAGGCGTTGGCAGAAATCGGGGGTGATTTTCATCGGGGGCGGGACTCCGAAGAACTACATTCAGCAGGTCGTTCCAATGGCAGAGATCGCGGGCATGCCTGTTCCCCCGCATAGCTATGCAATCCAGGTTACGACCGACGATCCTAAATTCGGTGGTTTGTCCGGCTGCGAACTCCCTGAGAGTCAATCGTGGGGAAAGCTTGACCCGAAGGCCGAGCAGTGCACCGTGCATGTTGATGCTACGATTGGGCTACCGTTGCTGTTCACAGGTGTAATGGAGCATTATGAAGAATGGAAGGGTAGAGGTCGGTTGAATCACAATTGGGGAGAGTCTCTACAGGCTCCTGAGGTCCGAAAGACGCGGAAAGTTTCGCCTTAG
- a CDS encoding DEAD/DEAH box helicase, which translates to MAQQFEALGFQPRLLQGIKDMGFEEMFPIQAEAIAPILQGRDIIGQAHTGSGKTLAYALPILQRIDNHAHGLQALVLVPTRELAVQVAGEFERLARHLPIRTVPVYGGQSIGVQIDKLERPTTKVIVATPGRLLDHLERRTVDLDRVRFVVLDEADRMLDMGFIDDVRQILERVPGPRQTTLFSATMPDEIIRLAHHYMKNPLRIFVDSDEISVESVAQKYVWAEENEKFPALCSLIEAEHVNKGLIFCSTKIRAGRLAQALRVEGYNALAIHGDLTQGQRDRAIQGFRNGSIALLVATDVAARGLDITNVSHVINFDLPEEPLTYFHRIGRTARAGSAGIAVSLVSRSDDSIFERIRRTTSSNIQEMIRLTSPGRRSFPTLFLPPRPYGPRRGGERHQRGRGRRPARRPPRFQRHRRRY; encoded by the coding sequence TTGGCTCAACAGTTCGAAGCCCTAGGTTTCCAGCCCCGGCTTCTTCAGGGAATCAAGGATATGGGTTTCGAAGAAATGTTCCCAATTCAAGCGGAAGCTATCGCGCCTATTCTCCAGGGAAGGGACATCATTGGACAGGCACACACAGGCTCGGGAAAGACGCTTGCTTATGCCCTTCCTATACTGCAGAGGATTGACAATCATGCTCACGGACTCCAAGCACTCGTACTAGTCCCGACCCGCGAACTAGCCGTCCAAGTCGCAGGAGAGTTCGAACGCCTTGCACGACATCTTCCAATTAGAACTGTTCCAGTCTACGGCGGCCAGAGCATAGGGGTTCAAATCGACAAGTTAGAAAGGCCTACGACTAAAGTTATTGTCGCCACTCCGGGCAGACTCCTCGACCACCTAGAAAGAAGAACAGTTGACCTAGACAGGGTCCGATTTGTGGTGCTTGACGAAGCTGACAGAATGTTGGACATGGGATTCATCGACGATGTCAGGCAGATACTTGAAAGAGTCCCGGGCCCCCGTCAAACAACCCTGTTCTCAGCCACAATGCCTGACGAAATCATTCGGCTCGCCCATCACTACATGAAAAATCCCCTGAGAATATTCGTCGACAGCGACGAGATCTCTGTTGAATCTGTCGCGCAAAAATATGTCTGGGCTGAAGAGAATGAAAAGTTCCCAGCTCTGTGTTCCCTCATAGAGGCAGAACACGTAAACAAAGGGCTGATCTTTTGCTCCACCAAGATTCGAGCGGGAAGATTAGCTCAAGCCCTTAGGGTCGAAGGGTACAATGCGCTGGCGATTCATGGAGACCTTACGCAGGGTCAACGGGACAGAGCGATCCAAGGTTTCCGCAACGGATCAATCGCCCTCCTAGTTGCCACCGACGTGGCGGCAAGGGGCCTCGACATTACGAACGTCAGCCACGTGATCAACTTCGACTTACCCGAAGAACCTCTCACATATTTCCATAGAATCGGCAGAACTGCTCGAGCGGGAAGTGCCGGGATCGCTGTCTCCCTCGTGAGCCGAAGCGATGACTCCATTTTTGAGAGAATAAGACGAACAACCTCCTCGAACATTCAGGAGATGATTAGATTGACTTCTCCTGGCCGAAGATCGTTCCCCACGCTCTTCCTTCCTCCTCGACCATATGGCCCGAGACGAGGTGGAGAGAGACATCAGCGAGGCCGAGGTAGACGTCCTGCGCGTCGTCCGCCGAGATTCCAACGACACAGACGCCGATATTAG
- a CDS encoding inositol-3-phosphate synthase, producing the protein MGKIKVALAGVGNCASALIQGIQYYRKNPPKEDNLTTGLMHPKFGDYEVQDITFVAAFEVNRKKIGNDLSKAIFTDPNCAPKISDVPDMDVTVKAGPILDGVAPHMREPFHVYNKNRTKPVDVAAELKDSGAEILVNYLPVGSEKGARFYAQQALDSGCGFVNCIPEFIASNDGWSRKFEDRKLPIAGDDIKSQVGATIVHRALVDLFLKRGVRVDESYQLNLGGDTDFLNMTVEERLHSKRISKTTAVASLIPYDVPTRIGPSDYVPSLKNKKICYIYLKGRKWGNIPLQIDLKLSVEDSPNSAGVVADVIRAVKIGLDRGVGGALTSISSYCFKYPPVKIPDGQASQWVEEYIQGKRER; encoded by the coding sequence ATGGGGAAGATCAAGGTAGCACTGGCAGGCGTTGGAAATTGCGCCAGTGCACTAATTCAAGGGATTCAATACTACCGGAAAAACCCGCCCAAAGAAGACAACCTCACCACCGGTCTCATGCATCCAAAGTTCGGAGACTACGAAGTACAAGATATCACGTTCGTAGCGGCCTTCGAGGTCAACAGGAAAAAAATCGGAAACGATCTCAGCAAAGCAATTTTTACAGACCCGAACTGTGCGCCGAAAATTAGTGACGTCCCAGATATGGATGTCACCGTCAAAGCGGGCCCGATTCTAGACGGAGTGGCGCCTCATATGCGAGAGCCGTTCCACGTCTACAACAAGAATAGGACCAAACCTGTCGACGTGGCAGCCGAGTTGAAGGACTCTGGCGCTGAAATCCTCGTCAACTATCTACCTGTAGGCAGTGAAAAAGGAGCCAGGTTCTACGCACAGCAAGCACTGGACTCGGGTTGTGGTTTCGTGAACTGCATCCCCGAATTCATCGCGTCAAACGATGGCTGGTCGAGAAAGTTCGAAGACAGAAAACTACCGATTGCCGGGGATGATATCAAAAGCCAGGTCGGAGCGACAATTGTTCACAGGGCGCTCGTAGACCTTTTCCTGAAGCGTGGCGTGAGAGTGGATGAGAGTTATCAACTGAACCTCGGTGGCGATACTGACTTTCTTAACATGACTGTCGAGGAAAGGCTTCATTCAAAACGCATCAGCAAGACAACAGCAGTTGCAAGTCTCATTCCGTATGATGTTCCGACAAGAATAGGCCCGTCGGACTATGTTCCTTCTCTCAAGAACAAGAAGATCTGTTACATCTATCTGAAAGGAAGAAAATGGGGCAACATTCCACTCCAGATTGATCTCAAACTTTCAGTGGAAGACTCACCCAACAGCGCTGGAGTTGTTGCAGATGTGATCCGAGCGGTTAAGATCGGTCTGGACCGAGGAGTTGGAGGCGCACTCACCAGCATCTCTTCCTACTGTTTCAAGTATCCACCAGTCAAGATCCCTGATGGCCAGGCGTCCCAATGGGTGGAAGAGTACATCCAGGGAAAAAGAGAGCGCTAA
- a CDS encoding ORC1-type DNA replication protein, whose translation MIEKTSISAPSQIVRDALSKPTIFKDEGPLSLEWLPSRLPHRENQLRFLAELFRSVIDKPGTTSPKVLITGDIGTGKTVLTQRFGTDIQHAAKTLKLNLQYIHVNCREYRGSLFMILKKVLQTFTPQFPQRGFSSEELLHILLDQLEDKKLHIILTLDEADSLVKTEGSTSLYNLTRIQEERPGRPVRLSLIIIMRELRNLEDLDRSTQSTLQRNVIRLDHYTTPQLEKILRERAELAFKEGTVPEEVLNFVADMAAPGGDARYAIELLWRGGKYADTEGAREVKPDHIRAAANSVYPVLRTEYSQHLNLHEKLILLALARVLERNNATYATMGDVEIAYRMACEENKETYRAHTQVWKYVQNLNATGILSTQLSTTGFRGKTTLLGISSAPASAIRRWLESTLSIRA comes from the coding sequence ATGATCGAGAAAACCAGCATATCCGCCCCTTCCCAGATAGTACGGGACGCCCTCTCCAAACCCACCATCTTCAAAGACGAGGGTCCTCTTAGCCTCGAGTGGCTCCCATCCCGGCTACCCCACAGGGAAAACCAGCTACGATTCCTCGCCGAACTCTTCCGATCCGTTATTGACAAGCCCGGAACTACCAGTCCCAAAGTCCTCATAACCGGTGACATCGGAACCGGCAAAACAGTCCTTACGCAACGGTTCGGTACAGACATACAGCACGCGGCCAAGACTCTCAAGCTCAACCTCCAATACATCCACGTGAACTGCCGCGAGTATCGAGGAAGCCTCTTCATGATCCTCAAAAAAGTCCTTCAGACATTCACTCCCCAGTTTCCCCAGCGAGGTTTCTCCAGCGAAGAACTTCTGCACATTCTCTTAGATCAGCTTGAGGACAAGAAGCTCCACATTATCCTCACGCTCGACGAAGCGGACTCGCTGGTCAAAACAGAAGGCTCCACCAGCCTCTACAATCTTACGCGCATCCAAGAGGAGCGCCCTGGTCGACCGGTAAGATTGTCCCTCATAATCATCATGCGGGAACTCAGGAACCTTGAAGATCTCGACAGAAGCACTCAGAGCACTCTCCAGCGAAACGTCATTCGCCTCGATCACTACACTACTCCACAGCTAGAGAAAATTCTTAGAGAAAGAGCAGAACTGGCGTTCAAAGAGGGAACAGTTCCCGAAGAAGTCCTGAATTTCGTGGCGGACATGGCGGCGCCTGGAGGCGACGCTCGCTACGCTATCGAGCTACTTTGGAGAGGTGGAAAGTACGCGGACACGGAAGGTGCTAGAGAGGTGAAGCCTGATCATATCAGAGCCGCCGCAAACAGCGTATACCCTGTTCTCCGCACAGAATACTCCCAGCATCTCAACCTTCACGAGAAACTGATACTCTTAGCGCTAGCGCGAGTCTTGGAGAGAAATAATGCAACATATGCTACAATGGGCGATGTGGAGATAGCGTATCGTATGGCTTGCGAGGAAAACAAGGAAACATACCGGGCACATACGCAAGTCTGGAAGTACGTTCAGAATCTGAACGCTACAGGCATTCTCTCCACCCAGCTCTCCACTACTGGTTTCAGAGGAAAGACAACCTTGCTTGGAATATCCTCGGCCCCTGCCTCTGCCATACGCCGATGGCTCGAGTCGACCCTCTCGATTAGAGCATAG